One genomic window of Deinococcus ruber includes the following:
- a CDS encoding ComEA family DNA-binding protein, producing the protein MFRDAETRWSAALVLAALLCGIWALWPTAFPAPRVPTVSHVPLPALEIPAAAAPVYPTTASITPLISGTLNLNTATEEQLEALPKVGPALAGRIIAGRPYRSVADLDAVKGVGDSLLKTLTPLVSF; encoded by the coding sequence ATGTTCCGAGACGCTGAAACCCGCTGGAGTGCGGCCCTCGTGCTGGCGGCCCTGCTGTGCGGCATATGGGCGTTGTGGCCCACCGCGTTTCCGGCCCCGCGTGTTCCCACCGTCTCGCATGTGCCGCTTCCAGCCTTAGAAATTCCGGCAGCAGCGGCCCCTGTTTATCCCACCACCGCCAGCATCACCCCGCTGATTTCGGGCACGCTGAATCTGAACACCGCCACCGAAGAACAACTCGAAGCGCTGCCGAAGGTGGGGCCAGCGCTGGCCGGGCGCATCATTGCGGGGCGGCCTTACCGCAGTGTGGCTGACCTGGACGCGGTCAAGGGCGTTGGAGACAGCCTGCTGAAGACCCTGACGCCCCTGGTGAGCTTCTGA
- a CDS encoding ComEC/Rec2 family competence protein yields MTENVGRHALPPERIVRLRPSIQQAAWWQRIPASGPLVFGLISGILLGFGSEWWLSAALLALGLTAATRRWWLIGLVLLAGGVGYVREQSWEHAPDPLARYVGGTLTLSGHWDGQFLSLQDPAAKVALSPKPPGPPGELRVTGVLVKPPGVRIPGGFDYAFWLRAQGVHELLAGAAVKSSVPEGGVRGWFRRGLAAGLGTQQAALMTAVELGDKNAISNETFDNGNADADSVQAAFTRAGLAHLMALSGQNVALLTGVLALLFIRTPLGRIGLARYPVMIVLLGAFLWLVGPSPSITRAVLMGAAVLAGQWFGRGRLDVYGVLALTALVGLAAQPAWLFDVGFVLSYLAVLGLTLSNWAAGRLPPSWPEWIRFPLVATVLAEAATLPVVAGSFHQLPLTGLPANLLAEGVMAALVPLGFLAGLLGPLGFMPNLLNAWLLSALLWIAHTFGQAPVLSWGQIGTAGFAAYAVFAAAGVLWLTRRVRLWALALTALLCMLGTALPARLQAPREVVYLDVGQGDSTLIRAGALRMLIDGGGTPRGDYDVGAKTVVPALHALGVNALDVVVATHADADHIEGLVSVLKLLPVGELWIGQRKTGEPLLSELIDVAGLKHIPVREVRRGDGVQSGDISLTVLWPKGAPWSRSVMVVKQLSPALTGSV; encoded by the coding sequence ATGACTGAGAACGTCGGACGCCACGCCCTGCCCCCTGAACGTATTGTTCGGCTCCGCCCCAGTATTCAGCAGGCAGCGTGGTGGCAGCGTATCCCCGCGTCTGGACCGCTGGTCTTTGGCCTGATTTCCGGAATCCTGCTGGGGTTCGGCTCTGAGTGGTGGCTATCGGCGGCGCTGCTGGCACTGGGCCTGACAGCGGCAACCCGGCGCTGGTGGCTGATTGGGCTGGTGCTGCTGGCGGGCGGCGTGGGGTATGTGCGCGAGCAGAGCTGGGAACACGCGCCCGACCCACTGGCACGGTACGTCGGCGGCACCCTGACGCTGAGCGGGCACTGGGACGGGCAATTTCTGAGCTTGCAAGACCCGGCGGCCAAGGTGGCGCTGTCACCAAAACCCCCCGGCCCACCGGGAGAGCTGCGCGTAACCGGCGTGCTGGTAAAACCGCCGGGCGTCCGCATTCCGGGGGGCTTCGATTACGCCTTCTGGCTGCGTGCCCAGGGCGTACATGAACTGCTGGCGGGTGCGGCAGTCAAAAGCAGCGTGCCGGAAGGGGGCGTTCGCGGCTGGTTTCGGCGTGGGCTGGCGGCGGGCCTGGGTACGCAGCAGGCCGCCCTGATGACGGCGGTGGAACTGGGCGACAAAAACGCCATTTCCAATGAAACCTTTGATAACGGAAACGCCGACGCAGACAGCGTGCAGGCGGCCTTCACCCGCGCCGGACTGGCGCACCTGATGGCGCTGAGCGGGCAGAACGTGGCCCTTCTGACAGGCGTGCTGGCGCTGCTGTTCATCCGCACGCCACTGGGTCGCATCGGGCTGGCCCGCTACCCGGTGATGATCGTGCTGCTGGGCGCGTTTCTGTGGCTGGTGGGGCCGTCGCCCAGTATCACGCGGGCGGTGCTGATGGGGGCGGCTGTGCTGGCGGGGCAGTGGTTCGGGCGCGGGCGGCTGGACGTGTACGGCGTGCTGGCCCTGACCGCGCTGGTGGGGCTGGCAGCGCAACCCGCGTGGCTGTTCGACGTGGGCTTCGTGCTCAGTTATCTGGCCGTGCTGGGCCTGACGCTCTCGAACTGGGCGGCGGGAAGGCTGCCGCCCTCGTGGCCCGAGTGGATCAGGTTCCCGCTGGTCGCCACCGTGCTGGCCGAAGCCGCGACGCTGCCGGTGGTGGCGGGCAGTTTTCACCAGTTGCCGCTGACGGGGCTACCCGCCAACCTGCTGGCCGAAGGCGTGATGGCCGCGCTGGTGCCGCTGGGCTTTCTGGCCGGGCTGCTGGGGCCGCTGGGGTTCATGCCCAATCTGCTGAACGCCTGGCTGCTGAGCGCGCTGCTGTGGATCGCCCACACCTTCGGGCAGGCCCCGGTGCTGAGCTGGGGCCAGATCGGGACGGCAGGATTCGCGGCGTATGCGGTGTTTGCCGCCGCAGGCGTGCTGTGGCTGACGCGGCGCGTGCGGCTGTGGGCGCTGGCTCTGACCGCGCTGCTGTGCATGCTGGGCACGGCGCTTCCGGCACGGCTTCAGGCCCCGCGTGAGGTGGTGTATCTGGATGTGGGACAGGGCGACAGCACCCTGATTCGGGCCGGAGCGCTGCGAATGCTGATTGACGGCGGCGGAACCCCACGCGGCGATTACGACGTGGGCGCAAAGACGGTGGTTCCCGCGCTGCACGCACTGGGCGTGAATGCACTGGATGTCGTGGTTGCCACGCACGCCGACGCCGATCACATCGAAGGGCTGGTGAGTGTGCTGAAGCTGCTGCCCGTGGGCGAACTGTGGATAGGCCAGCGCAAGACCGGAGAGCCGCTGCTGTCGGAACTGATCGACGTGGCGGGCCTGAAGCACATTCCGGTGCGCGAAGTGCGGCGCGGCGACGGCGTGCAGTCGGGCGATATCTCGCTGACGGTGCTGTGGCCGAAAGGTGCTCCTTGGTCGCGAAGCGTCATGGTGGTGAAACAACTCTCCCCTGCGCTGACGGGCAGTGTGTAA